From the Kitasatospora viridis genome, one window contains:
- a CDS encoding LysE family translocator has protein sequence MSISFLLTSLAIVATPGTGALYTVAAGLSRGTRASIVAAVGCTLGIVPHMIAAITGLAALLNASAAAFQTIKYAGVAYLLYMAWGTLKDKGVLAVEEDAPALPAMKVIRTGIAINLLNPKLTIFFFAFLPQFVNTKQPNAWLPMSELSGVFMAMTFAVFVLYGRFAAAFRDKVVARPAVVTGMRRAFAGAFAALAAVLAFEI, from the coding sequence TTGAGCATCAGTTTCCTGCTGACGTCACTCGCCATTGTCGCGACGCCCGGCACCGGGGCCCTCTACACCGTCGCCGCCGGACTCTCGCGCGGCACCCGGGCCAGCATCGTCGCCGCCGTGGGCTGCACCCTCGGCATCGTGCCGCACATGATCGCCGCCATCACAGGGCTGGCCGCGCTGCTGAACGCGAGCGCGGCGGCCTTCCAGACCATCAAGTACGCGGGTGTGGCGTACCTGCTCTACATGGCCTGGGGGACGCTGAAGGACAAGGGCGTGCTCGCGGTGGAGGAGGACGCCCCCGCGCTGCCGGCGATGAAGGTGATCCGCACCGGCATCGCGATCAACCTGCTCAACCCGAAGCTGACGATCTTCTTCTTCGCGTTCCTGCCGCAGTTCGTCAACACCAAGCAGCCCAACGCCTGGCTGCCGATGAGCGAGCTCAGCGGCGTCTTCATGGCGATGACCTTCGCCGTGTTCGTGCTCTACGGCCGCTTCGCGGCGGCCTTCCGCGACAAGGTGGTGGCCCGGCCGGCCGTGGTCACCGGGATGCGGCGGGCCTTCGCCGGTGCCTTCGCCGCCCTGGCCGCGGTGCTGGCCTTCGAGATCTGA